TTTTTACCGTGCCTATTATCACTTTACTTACGCCAAATAAGAAGATTAGTGAAATTGAAAATAAAATACTTACACCATTACCGAATTTGAGCTTAAAAAATATACAGGATAAGAGCTTTATGAATAATTTCAATAAATATAGCTCTGACCAATTTCCTTGGAGAGAAAATTTTATAAAATATAAAAATTCTTTCAGTTATACTATAGGATCTAGAGAATTTAGATGTATATATATAAACAATGATAATAGATATATGGAGAAATTTGTATCAAATAACAAGGTAATAGACAAAAATATTTCCCAGGCAACAAATTTATCTAAATATTTTTATGATAATTATAAGATAAAGTCGACACTTATGATTATACCTACATCCATTGCTTTTTATAAAGATACTCTTCCTTCTTGGGCTATAAGCGATAATCAAAAACATACTATTGATTATATAAATTTAAAGATAGAAAAACTCTCTACTAATAGTTCAGATAACGAATATGACAATTTTTTCAAATTTTATTCGCCTTATACTATCTTAAAAAAGTATGCTGATTTACCTATATATTTTAATACAGATCATCACTGGACTCAGCTAGGAGCTAGAATAGCTTATGAGTATCTATACAATAATGAAGTTACTACAAATTCAATTTATAATGGTTATAGTAAAGTCTCTAATAATTTTTATGGAACATATTACTCTAAAGCTATGCTTCCAAATATAAAAAGTGATGATTTATATGCATATAATCAATTTAATAACTTTAAGGTATCAATTGATTTGACTAAAAATTTTAATACACTTTACGATAACGACAGATTAAAAGGAAAAAATAAATATCAATATTTCTTACATGGAGATCCTGCTTTTGCTGTTATAGACGGAAATCCTAGTAAAAGCATAGAGCTTTTAGTTTTTAAGGATTCTTTTGCTCATAGCTTTATTCCTTTTTTGACTTCTAATTACAAAAAAATACATGTTGTAGATCCTAGATATTATCATATTGATGTAAAAAAATATCTCTCTGAAAATACTAATATTAAGGAAGCTTTACTAATTAGTAATATTCAAACATTTAATTCTAGTGAACTTTACAATTTAATAAAAAAAAATTAAATACGTCTATTATTAATTTATAGACGTATTTATTATATTTATTAATAGTAATATCCAATTATTTTTATATATCTTTTTTCACCTTCCTTCAAACTTAAAGGATAATCTTTTAAATT
Above is a genomic segment from Romboutsia lituseburensis containing:
- a CDS encoding DHHW family protein; the encoded protein is MNNNILKYITIILFFGFIFTVPIITLLTPNKKISEIENKILTPLPNLSLKNIQDKSFMNNFNKYSSDQFPWRENFIKYKNSFSYTIGSREFRCIYINNDNRYMEKFVSNNKVIDKNISQATNLSKYFYDNYKIKSTLMIIPTSIAFYKDTLPSWAISDNQKHTIDYINLKIEKLSTNSSDNEYDNFFKFYSPYTILKKYADLPIYFNTDHHWTQLGARIAYEYLYNNEVTTNSIYNGYSKVSNNFYGTYYSKAMLPNIKSDDLYAYNQFNNFKVSIDLTKNFNTLYDNDRLKGKNKYQYFLHGDPAFAVIDGNPSKSIELLVFKDSFAHSFIPFLTSNYKKIHVVDPRYYHIDVKKYLSENTNIKEALLISNIQTFNSSELYNLIKKN